One part of the Desulfonema ishimotonii genome encodes these proteins:
- a CDS encoding acyl-CoA synthetase encodes MYDKKISFEQLVSDFSWERELAVFSRDISKGFNFSHEACDRFADTDKVAIRWEGAGGGSRTITHRELSLLSDRVANMLREQGVRPGDRVATLMPRVPELYASLLGIWKIGAVYVPLFTAFGPEAIAYRLEHSQTRFLIAHADFRNNVKDGIKGLERIFVVQPDQGGLRDGDTDFREAVNASSGEAETATVLPDDPAIILYTSGSTGMPKGAVLSYKFFIFHVPYLRHAVWLKPEDRFWCAADPAWAYGMLHTFVPLTMGNSILVYEGRFTPEQCYRLLEKHAISNFAYAPTAFRALAAAGAELRRQYNVSLRAISSAGEPLNAETVRWAIDNLGAPICDHYGFTEAGMQVNNYNCCDMEIRPGAMGFPAPWHRVALLDERGDECDGKEPSRLGVNRNEYGTYFKGYWQDEDKTRSSCAGEWFVPGDMAWKDDDGYFWFEGRGDDVISSAGYRIGPFEVESSLVAHEAVLEAAVVGKPDPAMGEIVKAYVVLKAGYEPTPELGEAVRLFVKKTLSKHQYPREIEFVDDLPKTPSGKIQRFKLRAQAKQA; translated from the coding sequence ATGTATGATAAAAAGATAAGTTTTGAACAACTGGTTTCCGATTTCAGCTGGGAAAGGGAGCTTGCGGTTTTCAGCAGGGATATCTCCAAAGGATTCAACTTCTCCCATGAGGCGTGCGACCGCTTTGCAGACACGGACAAAGTGGCGATCCGCTGGGAAGGGGCCGGGGGCGGATCGCGCACCATCACCCATCGGGAACTGAGCCTGCTTTCCGACCGGGTTGCCAACATGCTGCGGGAGCAGGGTGTACGACCGGGCGACAGGGTCGCCACCCTGATGCCGCGCGTTCCGGAGCTGTATGCATCTCTTTTGGGAATCTGGAAAATCGGGGCCGTGTATGTGCCCCTGTTTACGGCCTTCGGACCCGAAGCCATCGCCTACCGTCTTGAACACAGCCAGACGCGGTTTCTGATCGCCCATGCGGACTTTCGCAATAATGTCAAAGACGGAATCAAAGGGCTGGAAAGAATCTTCGTGGTGCAGCCGGATCAGGGCGGATTGCGCGACGGCGATACCGACTTCCGTGAAGCCGTGAACGCTTCATCCGGAGAGGCCGAAACCGCAACGGTTCTGCCCGATGACCCGGCCATTATCCTCTATACCTCAGGCTCCACCGGTATGCCCAAAGGCGCGGTGCTCTCCTATAAGTTTTTCATCTTCCATGTGCCCTATCTCCGGCATGCCGTATGGCTGAAACCCGAAGACCGTTTCTGGTGCGCGGCCGATCCGGCCTGGGCCTACGGCATGCTCCACACCTTTGTCCCGCTGACGATGGGCAATTCCATTCTCGTGTATGAGGGGCGTTTCACCCCGGAACAGTGTTATCGGCTGCTGGAAAAGCACGCCATATCCAATTTCGCATACGCACCCACGGCATTTCGGGCGCTGGCGGCTGCCGGTGCGGAACTGCGCCGGCAGTACAACGTCAGCCTGAGGGCCATCAGCAGCGCCGGAGAACCCCTCAACGCTGAAACGGTAAGGTGGGCCATCGACAATCTGGGCGCTCCCATCTGTGACCATTACGGCTTTACAGAGGCGGGAATGCAGGTGAACAATTACAATTGCTGCGACATGGAGATCCGGCCCGGGGCTATGGGCTTTCCGGCGCCCTGGCACCGCGTGGCGCTGCTCGACGAACGGGGAGATGAATGTGACGGAAAAGAGCCGTCGAGGCTTGGCGTGAACCGAAATGAATACGGCACCTATTTTAAGGGCTACTGGCAGGATGAGGATAAGACCCGTAGTTCCTGTGCAGGGGAATGGTTCGTGCCCGGAGATATGGCATGGAAAGACGATGACGGATATTTCTGGTTTGAGGGGCGCGGCGATGACGTGATCTCCAGCGCCGGATACAGAATCGGTCCCTTTGAGGTGGAAAGCTCCCTGGTGGCCCATGAAGCTGTTCTGGAAGCGGCAGTTGTGGGCAAACCCGATCCGGCAATGGGAGAGATCGTCAAGGCATATGTCGTGCTGAAAGCGGGGTATGAGCCGACACCGGAACTGGGGGAAGCGGTTCGGCTTTTTGTCAAAAAAACGCTGAGCAAACACCAGTACCCCCGTGAGATAGAGTTCGTCGATGATCTGCCCAAGACCCCGAGCGGAAAGATCCAGCGGTTCAAACTGCGGGCCCAGGCAAAACAGGCATAG
- a CDS encoding substrate-binding periplasmic protein encodes MVTAVLKRMGYEPRFRLLPWKRAYRTVAEGEAAMLFTFTKNPEREKDFFFTDALAEIEVIFFKRKADKITWETFDELKNYRIGYVDGYNYGSSFMEAIREKKFSRPDMLGASEMADYQQFLKLSGKRIDLAVCVKSEGLHLIRNNAPAFDDLDYIDKPVGPARGFFCGFSRKWPDAKSLRDRFDKEYGKFKAEGKKAAIFDKYGISASAAPC; translated from the coding sequence ATCGTCACAGCGGTTCTGAAAAGAATGGGGTACGAACCCAGGTTCAGACTGCTGCCCTGGAAACGTGCATACAGGACTGTTGCGGAGGGCGAGGCGGCAATGCTTTTCACATTTACAAAGAATCCCGAACGGGAAAAGGATTTTTTCTTCACGGATGCGCTGGCCGAGATAGAGGTGATCTTTTTCAAGCGCAAAGCCGATAAGATTACATGGGAAACCTTCGACGAACTGAAGAACTACCGGATAGGCTATGTTGACGGCTATAATTACGGCAGTTCATTTATGGAAGCCATCCGCGAAAAGAAATTCAGCAGGCCGGATATGCTTGGCGCATCGGAGATGGCAGATTATCAGCAGTTTCTGAAATTGTCCGGAAAACGGATTGATCTGGCTGTCTGTGTAAAGAGCGAAGGCCTCCATCTTATCCGGAATAATGCGCCTGCATTTGATGATCTGGATTACATAGACAAACCGGTCGGTCCGGCCAGAGGTTTTTTTTGCGGATTCAGCAGAAAGTGGCCCGATGCGAAATCATTGAGAGACCGGTTTGATAAAGAGTATGGGAAATTCAAAGCCGAAGGAAAGAAGGCGGCTATATTTGATAAGTACGGGATTTCAGCATCAGCGGCCCCCTGCTGA
- a CDS encoding zinc ribbon domain-containing protein, producing the protein MGLKCNRCGTVTCPPKMTCQECAGTDLEITELSGRGTITTFTTTYVAPWKGRSKRLTPLSWSSLTKAPGSRAT; encoded by the coding sequence ATGGGGCTGAAGTGCAACCGCTGCGGAACCGTTACCTGCCCGCCCAAGATGACCTGTCAGGAGTGCGCGGGGACAGACCTGGAAATTACCGAACTGTCCGGCAGGGGGACAATCACGACATTCACGACAACCTACGTCGCCCCCTGGAAAGGGAGGTCGAAGCGCCTTACACCATTGTCATGGTCGAGCTTGACGAAGGCCCCTGGATCGCGGGCAACCTGA
- a CDS encoding acyl-CoA dehydrogenase family protein, which translates to MYFELTKEQRMIRDEVRNFARKEIAPRAEEMERTGEYPYDIIEKMADLGLMGIPFPEEYGGTGGDWVSTHLCIEEISGADITLGAMLDVTTSIVAQELFVFGTEAQKQKWLVPIAEGRKIGAFGLTEPDSGSDAGSLRTTAELRNGEWVLNGTKQFITNIGLDNASVVLVAAKVKGDDLKDAISTFIVPKGAPGFKLGERYRKITWHASATHEVILSDCRIPEENLLGDPKRGFAQHLAVLETGRISIAAVAVGVARACLDEALRHARGRHQFGQPIFGFQAVQFKLADMAVSIELARNQYLKAAWLKDMNRDHSFEATVAKLYATEMVEKAASDAVQIHGGYGYMEEYPVSRYYQGAKLLQIVEGTSEVQRMIIGRMLAKGSLT; encoded by the coding sequence ATGTATTTCGAACTTACAAAAGAACAGCGGATGATCCGGGACGAGGTGCGGAATTTTGCCCGGAAGGAGATTGCGCCCCGGGCCGAAGAGATGGAAAGGACCGGGGAATACCCCTATGACATCATTGAAAAAATGGCGGACCTCGGACTGATGGGCATTCCCTTTCCGGAAGAATATGGCGGAACGGGGGGCGACTGGGTGAGTACCCATCTGTGCATCGAGGAGATCTCCGGGGCCGACATCACCCTGGGGGCCATGCTGGACGTAACCACCAGTATTGTGGCCCAGGAGCTTTTCGTCTTCGGAACCGAGGCGCAGAAACAGAAATGGCTGGTTCCCATCGCAGAGGGGAGAAAGATCGGCGCCTTCGGCCTGACAGAGCCGGATTCGGGTTCCGATGCCGGTTCCCTGCGTACGACCGCCGAGCTGAGAAACGGTGAATGGGTTCTGAACGGCACCAAACAGTTCATTACCAATATCGGACTGGACAATGCCTCGGTGGTCCTGGTGGCCGCAAAGGTGAAGGGTGACGATCTCAAGGATGCCATATCAACCTTTATCGTGCCCAAAGGCGCCCCAGGGTTTAAGCTGGGGGAGCGGTACCGGAAGATCACCTGGCACGCCTCGGCCACCCATGAGGTGATCCTCTCCGATTGCAGAATTCCGGAAGAAAATCTTCTGGGCGATCCGAAACGGGGATTTGCCCAGCATCTGGCCGTGCTTGAAACCGGGAGAATCAGCATTGCGGCAGTGGCTGTGGGCGTGGCCCGGGCCTGCCTGGACGAAGCCCTGCGCCATGCGCGGGGGCGGCATCAGTTCGGACAGCCCATATTCGGCTTCCAGGCTGTTCAGTTCAAACTTGCCGATATGGCCGTATCCATTGAACTGGCCCGGAACCAGTACCTAAAGGCAGCCTGGCTCAAGGATATGAACAGAGACCACAGCTTTGAGGCCACCGTGGCCAAGCTCTACGCCACGGAAATGGTGGAAAAGGCGGCAAGCGATGCGGTTCAGATCCACGGCGGATACGGCTATATGGAGGAATATCCCGTATCCCGCTACTACCAGGGGGCCAAGCTCCTCCAGATCGTGGAGGGAACTTCGGAGGTTCAGCGGATGATCATCGGCAGAATGCTTGCCAAAGGCAGTTTGACCTGA
- a CDS encoding CaiB/BaiF CoA transferase family protein gives MSANGALSGVRVLDLSRLLPGPYCSMILADHGAEVIAIEGRRFRDDGFFVTTVNRNKKHMSLNLKTDEGREIFFRLVEEADVLIEGFRPGIVRKLGVDYGTVRKISPEIIYCSITGYGQTGAARDRAGHDVNYLGYSGVLDLIGEPDRPPSIPGVQIADIAAGGMNAAIGILLALLARDKTGKGQYIDISMTDGMAGLLPVALFLYQRTGKIPGRADGLLSHRYACYNTYETADGRHLSVGALENRFWKRLCEHMKAPEYIPLQYDEGRRREILDFMRRAFRQKTLAEWDAQLSDLDVCYGPVRNLAEVLQDPLLREREMVVEIPGKNGDRATVLGVPVKLSGTPGAVRTPPVEFGESTATLLRRLGYTGEKIKLLSAKGVI, from the coding sequence ATGTCAGCAAACGGCGCATTGTCAGGGGTAAGGGTTCTGGATTTGTCACGCCTGCTGCCGGGGCCTTATTGCTCCATGATCCTGGCAGACCACGGCGCGGAGGTTATCGCAATTGAGGGCAGGCGTTTCAGAGATGACGGATTTTTTGTCACGACGGTCAACCGGAACAAAAAACACATGTCTCTGAACTTGAAGACCGATGAGGGAAGGGAAATATTTTTCCGGCTGGTTGAAGAGGCCGATGTCCTGATCGAGGGGTTTCGGCCTGGCATCGTCCGGAAGCTCGGGGTGGACTATGGCACGGTTCGGAAAATCAGTCCGGAAATCATTTACTGCTCCATAACCGGATATGGCCAGACCGGAGCCGCCAGAGACCGGGCAGGCCATGATGTCAACTATCTGGGCTATTCCGGTGTTCTTGATCTGATCGGTGAGCCGGACCGTCCCCCTTCTATTCCCGGAGTCCAGATTGCCGATATCGCCGCAGGGGGCATGAACGCGGCCATCGGAATCCTTCTGGCTCTGCTGGCCCGTGATAAGACCGGCAAAGGCCAGTATATCGACATCTCCATGACCGACGGGATGGCAGGTCTGCTGCCGGTGGCCCTGTTCCTGTATCAGCGCACGGGAAAGATTCCCGGACGCGCGGACGGGCTTCTTTCCCACCGCTATGCATGTTACAATACCTATGAGACGGCGGACGGACGCCACCTTTCCGTCGGGGCACTGGAAAACCGTTTCTGGAAAAGGCTTTGTGAGCATATGAAGGCTCCCGAATATATTCCGCTTCAGTACGATGAAGGACGCCGCCGGGAGATCCTGGATTTCATGCGAAGGGCCTTCAGACAGAAGACGCTGGCCGAGTGGGACGCCCAACTGTCAGACCTGGATGTCTGTTACGGGCCGGTGCGGAATCTTGCCGAAGTCCTGCAGGATCCTCTTTTGCGTGAGAGGGAAATGGTCGTTGAAATCCCGGGGAAAAACGGGGACAGGGCCACTGTGCTGGGAGTACCTGTCAAACTGAGCGGAACGCCGGGGGCTGTCCGCACCCCGCCGGTGGAATTCGGGGAAAGCACAGCGACCCTGCTCCGCAGGCTGGGCTATACCGGGGAAAAAATAAAATTGCTCTCAGCCAAAGGGGTGATATAG
- a CDS encoding enoyl-CoA hydratase/isomerase family protein, protein MSFNTIIYEQDGGIGIVTLNRPRSMNALNNELIRELGAVLDEIAGDGTISAVIIRGHEKVFAAGADISELSRIQTPAQAHQFVTRVHLLFDRIENLPKPVIAAVSGLALGGGCELSMACDIRIAAENAVFGQPEIKIGVIPGGGGTQRLPRLVGLGRAKELLFTGDPVDAQEAWRIGLVSRVVPTASLGDEARKMATGFTARPALALQMIKMAVNTGINMDLRSALSHEARCFEWLFSTLDQKEGMRAFMEKRRPEFKGI, encoded by the coding sequence ATGTCGTTCAATACGATTATCTATGAACAGGACGGCGGGATCGGGATTGTCACCCTGAACAGACCCCGGTCCATGAATGCCCTGAACAATGAGCTGATACGGGAGCTGGGAGCGGTTCTGGATGAGATCGCCGGGGATGGGACAATCTCCGCTGTCATCATCCGGGGCCATGAGAAGGTCTTTGCCGCCGGTGCGGATATCAGCGAGCTCAGCCGGATTCAGACTCCGGCCCAGGCCCATCAGTTTGTTACGCGGGTCCATCTGCTCTTTGACAGAATTGAGAACCTGCCGAAACCGGTCATCGCGGCCGTCAGCGGGCTGGCCCTGGGGGGCGGATGCGAACTGAGCATGGCGTGTGATATCCGGATTGCCGCGGAGAACGCCGTGTTTGGCCAGCCGGAAATCAAAATCGGCGTTATTCCCGGAGGCGGAGGAACTCAGCGGCTGCCGAGGCTCGTCGGCCTTGGAAGGGCAAAGGAACTTCTCTTTACCGGTGATCCCGTTGACGCGCAGGAGGCGTGGCGCATCGGTCTTGTCAGCCGGGTGGTTCCGACTGCGTCGCTGGGGGATGAGGCCCGGAAAATGGCTACCGGATTTACGGCCCGGCCGGCCCTTGCTCTTCAGATGATAAAGATGGCCGTGAATACCGGAATCAATATGGACCTCCGGTCGGCGCTTTCCCATGAGGCACGCTGTTTTGAGTGGCTCTTTTCCACCCTGGACCAGAAGGAGGGCATGAGAGCCTTTATGGAAAAGAGAAGGCCGGAATTTAAGGGGATATAA
- a CDS encoding thiolase C-terminal domain-containing protein: MRKVAVVGLGHTRFMSDSPKSQVEMLSEASMDAISASNLTSKDIQAIFCGNVLGDFSEGQGMIQSYLADDIGCFNVPASRFEGACASATMAIRDAYMWVASGFYDIVLAGGVEKATAMGTSLATRTFAMFHHARYEYPAGFTFPAFFAMLTHLYSGRYGVPLEKLKEQMAMISVQSHHYGAKNPKAQFQKEITAEQVLNGFTVTTPLQLLDCCPFSDGAAAIVLASEEAARRLTDRPVYIAGVGQASSGKLSAQHKYLPRLRAREISVKQAYDMAGVGPEDIDVCELHDCFSIASIIAAEGLGFAEFGKGGELWEKGETRIGGKIPINISGGLKSKGHPIGATGASQVCEIVRQLRGELADEERQVGGARVGLVDTLGGDGVIVNLILRRE; encoded by the coding sequence ATGAGAAAAGTTGCAGTTGTCGGCTTGGGCCATACCAGATTCATGTCCGACTCACCCAAATCGCAGGTGGAGATGCTGTCCGAGGCGTCTATGGATGCCATCAGCGCATCAAACCTGACATCCAAGGATATCCAGGCGATTTTCTGCGGCAATGTGCTGGGGGATTTTTCCGAGGGACAGGGGATGATTCAGTCCTACCTGGCTGACGATATCGGGTGTTTCAACGTCCCGGCCAGCAGGTTCGAAGGGGCGTGCGCCTCGGCAACCATGGCCATCCGGGATGCCTATATGTGGGTTGCCTCCGGCTTTTACGACATCGTGCTGGCCGGAGGCGTGGAAAAGGCGACCGCAATGGGAACCTCTCTGGCAACCCGGACATTTGCCATGTTTCACCATGCCCGCTACGAATATCCGGCCGGCTTCACCTTTCCGGCCTTTTTCGCCATGCTGACGCATCTCTATTCCGGCAGATACGGGGTCCCGCTGGAGAAGCTGAAGGAACAGATGGCCATGATCTCTGTCCAGTCCCACCACTACGGAGCCAAAAATCCCAAGGCCCAGTTTCAGAAGGAGATCACCGCCGAACAGGTCCTGAACGGATTTACGGTGACGACTCCCTTGCAGCTTCTGGACTGCTGTCCTTTTTCAGACGGGGCGGCCGCCATTGTCCTGGCCTCCGAAGAGGCCGCCAGAAGGCTGACGGACAGACCGGTCTATATCGCGGGCGTCGGTCAGGCCTCATCCGGCAAACTCAGCGCCCAGCACAAATATCTGCCCCGGCTGAGGGCGCGGGAGATTTCGGTGAAGCAGGCCTATGACATGGCCGGTGTCGGGCCGGAGGACATTGACGTGTGTGAACTTCATGACTGTTTCAGCATTGCTTCCATTATTGCGGCAGAAGGGCTGGGATTTGCCGAGTTCGGCAAGGGGGGGGAACTCTGGGAAAAGGGGGAAACCCGGATCGGGGGGAAGATCCCCATCAACATTTCCGGCGGGTTAAAGTCCAAGGGGCATCCCATCGGCGCCACGGGCGCGTCCCAGGTCTGCGAGATTGTCCGCCAGCTCAGAGGCGAACTTGCCGATGAGGAACGCCAGGTCGGAGGGGCCAGGGTCGGGCTTGTGGACACCCTGGGCGGAGACGGCGTCATTGTGAATCTGATTCTGAGAAGAGAATAA
- a CDS encoding OB-fold domain-containing protein: MEREVEAPYTIVMVELDEGPWIAGNLIDIDPDKTGMALMGRRVKLGHKLFPGDRYSGGEAARPLFSFED, from the coding sequence CTGGAAAGGGAGGTCGAAGCGCCTTACACCATTGTCATGGTCGAGCTTGACGAAGGCCCCTGGATCGCGGGCAACCTGATCGACATCGACCCGGATAAAACCGGAATGGCGCTGATGGGGAGGCGGGTGAAGCTGGGTCATAAGCTCTTTCCCGGAGACAGATATTCCGGGGGCGAGGCCGCAAGACCTCTGTTCAGCTTTGAGGATTGA
- a CDS encoding 3-hydroxyacyl-CoA dehydrogenase, producing MDITGMTAIVTGGASGLGEACVRRFINDGAKAAILDFDETRGRQIASELGDAAIFCRTDVADEQSVQEAIRNTVTLLGNIRIVVNCAGIAPPKKVFGKNGPMPIEDFDRVVRVNLIGTMNVIRLAAREMIGNAPNEDGERGVVINTASIAAFEGQIGQTAYAASKAGVVGMTLPLAREFADYGIRVVTIAPGLFETPMLAALPEKAKAALTEMIPFPRRLGRSPEYARLAKHIIENPLLNGETIRLDSAIRMAAR from the coding sequence ATGGATATCACCGGAATGACAGCAATTGTTACAGGCGGAGCCTCCGGCCTGGGAGAGGCCTGTGTCCGCCGGTTCATAAACGACGGCGCAAAGGCCGCTATCCTTGATTTCGATGAAACAAGGGGCAGGCAGATCGCCTCGGAGCTGGGGGATGCCGCGATTTTCTGCCGGACCGACGTGGCCGATGAACAGAGCGTGCAGGAGGCCATCCGCAACACCGTGACATTGCTTGGCAACATCCGCATTGTCGTGAACTGTGCAGGCATTGCCCCCCCGAAGAAGGTTTTTGGGAAAAACGGCCCCATGCCCATTGAGGACTTTGACCGGGTGGTCCGGGTCAACCTCATCGGCACAATGAACGTGATCCGGCTGGCCGCCAGGGAGATGATCGGGAATGCGCCCAATGAGGACGGCGAAAGAGGCGTCGTCATCAACACGGCATCAATTGCGGCATTTGAAGGGCAGATCGGCCAGACAGCCTATGCCGCTTCCAAGGCGGGGGTGGTCGGCATGACCCTGCCTCTGGCCAGGGAATTTGCCGACTACGGCATCCGGGTTGTCACCATCGCGCCAGGCCTGTTTGAAACCCCAATGCTGGCCGCCCTTCCGGAAAAGGCAAAGGCGGCGCTGACAGAGATGATCCCCTTTCCCAGACGACTGGGCAGGTCGCCGGAATATGCCCGGCTTGCAAAACATATCATAGAAAACCCCCTGCTGAACGGGGAAACCATCCGGCTGGATTCAGCCATCAGAATGGCTGCCAGATAG
- a CDS encoding sigma-54-dependent Fis family transcriptional regulator, with protein sequence MDKLTVQNIMKPSFESLRPRDNLQKAAMLMRRSKLDSLPVTGADGRLLGIMGKANLYDAVAAGMLPDTPIEGLFVKKNIVTLQDNMSYEEASEIVRESQVGAAVVLSKGGKVAGIFTKAGWIMAMFNKEELLNWQLHTILNTMHNGLVVVNSKGLIINLNYAAEKILRATTSHSLGKPAGFLLRGLKLDDVLVKGQVAIGIKHSMDDLSLLCNITPLIREKQINGAVIVFQDLTDLNRIASELEAVTELYETLRSVMEIAYDGIIVVDEKGIISTVNRAAADFFRKEPDRMVGSPVDEVVENSRLKAVLKTGVAEINQLQFIGGVPYVASRLPIMREGRVIGAVGKIMFRHLEEVRDLARKLGNLDQQLAYYKKKLRDAPDGRIGFDRIVTADPAFKQIKEKAEIVARGTSNILITGESGTGKELIVQAIHETGFCSRGPLIKINCAAIPDHLLESEFFGYAPGAFTGAQRSGRQGKLALADGGTLFLDEIGDMSFNLQSKLLRVLQDKCFEPLGSNRTVQVSIRVIAATNHDLAQLVREGRFRSDLYYRLNVIHFHLPPLRERPDDICLLLNFFLEKYNRIFGTVIRDISKSARQILLDHLWPGNVRELENVVERIVNFVRGSQIEVGDLPLYLREKDRNTSRASGQSPSGQLFQTGRENHEKEMILAALNRAGGNKAKAARILGISRSWLYEKMARAGLNSPR encoded by the coding sequence GTGGATAAATTAACAGTCCAGAATATCATGAAGCCTTCCTTCGAGTCTCTCAGACCCCGGGATAATTTGCAAAAGGCCGCCATGCTCATGCGCCGGTCCAAACTCGACAGCCTCCCCGTGACCGGGGCGGACGGGCGGCTGCTCGGCATCATGGGCAAGGCCAATCTCTATGATGCGGTGGCAGCCGGAATGCTGCCCGATACGCCGATAGAGGGGCTGTTTGTAAAAAAGAATATCGTGACCCTTCAGGACAATATGTCATATGAAGAGGCCTCCGAGATTGTCCGGGAGAGTCAGGTGGGGGCTGCGGTAGTTCTCAGCAAGGGCGGAAAGGTGGCGGGCATATTCACAAAGGCAGGGTGGATCATGGCCATGTTCAACAAAGAGGAGCTGCTGAACTGGCAGTTGCATACCATTCTCAACACCATGCACAACGGTCTGGTTGTGGTGAATTCCAAGGGGCTGATTATCAACCTCAACTATGCGGCAGAAAAGATTCTCCGCGCCACAACATCCCATTCTCTTGGGAAGCCTGCCGGTTTTCTGCTCCGGGGATTGAAGCTCGACGATGTTCTTGTGAAGGGGCAGGTCGCCATCGGCATAAAGCACAGCATGGACGATCTCAGTCTGCTGTGTAATATCACGCCTCTGATAAGGGAAAAACAGATAAACGGCGCAGTCATCGTGTTTCAGGACCTGACCGATCTGAACCGGATCGCATCGGAGCTGGAAGCCGTTACAGAGCTGTATGAGACCCTCCGGTCCGTCATGGAGATCGCCTACGACGGAATTATCGTGGTGGACGAAAAAGGGATAATCTCCACGGTCAACCGGGCCGCAGCCGATTTTTTCAGGAAAGAACCGGACAGGATGGTCGGCAGCCCGGTGGATGAGGTTGTCGAGAATTCCCGTCTCAAAGCTGTCCTCAAAACCGGCGTTGCTGAAATAAACCAGTTGCAGTTCATCGGCGGAGTCCCCTATGTGGCCTCAAGGCTGCCGATCATGCGCGAGGGGCGGGTTATCGGCGCGGTCGGCAAAATCATGTTCCGCCATCTTGAAGAGGTGCGGGATCTGGCCCGGAAGCTTGGCAATCTGGATCAGCAGCTCGCCTATTACAAGAAAAAGCTCCGCGACGCACCTGACGGCAGGATCGGATTTGACCGGATTGTCACGGCAGATCCGGCGTTTAAGCAGATTAAGGAGAAAGCGGAAATCGTGGCCCGGGGAACGTCAAACATCCTCATCACAGGGGAGAGCGGAACCGGAAAAGAACTGATCGTGCAGGCCATCCATGAGACCGGCTTCTGCAGCAGGGGGCCTCTCATAAAAATCAATTGCGCCGCTATCCCGGACCATCTCCTGGAGTCCGAATTCTTCGGATACGCCCCCGGAGCCTTTACCGGTGCGCAGCGGAGCGGCAGACAGGGCAAACTGGCGCTGGCTGACGGGGGAACCCTGTTTCTGGACGAAATCGGAGACATGTCCTTCAATCTTCAGAGCAAACTCCTGCGGGTGCTCCAGGACAAATGCTTTGAACCCCTCGGGTCCAACCGCACCGTTCAGGTAAGCATCCGGGTTATTGCGGCCACCAATCACGATCTGGCGCAACTGGTCCGGGAGGGGCGGTTTCGTTCCGACCTGTACTACCGGCTCAACGTGATCCACTTTCACCTTCCCCCCCTGCGCGAACGGCCGGACGATATCTGCCTGCTGCTCAACTTCTTTCTTGAGAAGTACAACCGTATTTTCGGCACTGTGATCCGGGATATTTCAAAAAGCGCCCGGCAGATCCTGCTTGATCACCTCTGGCCGGGAAATGTCCGGGAGCTGGAAAATGTGGTTGAGCGGATTGTGAACTTTGTCAGAGGCAGCCAAATAGAGGTCGGCGACCTTCCGCTGTATCTGAGAGAAAAGGACCGGAATACATCCCGCGCGTCCGGCCAGTCTCCTTCCGGACAGCTTTTCCAGACAGGCCGGGAAAATCACGAAAAGGAAATGATCCTCGCGGCCCTGAACCGGGCGGGCGGCAACAAGGCAAAGGCCGCAAGAATTCTCGGCATCAGCCGGTCCTGGCTGTATGAAAAGATGGCCAGAGCCGGATTAAATTCCCCCCGATAA